A genome region from Streptomyces sp. ITFR-16 includes the following:
- a CDS encoding FAD-dependent monooxygenase, protein MAVVGGGPVGMLLAAELAGYGVDTVLVEPRDTVSEQPRATTLHARAVQSLARRGHLPGPETPRAGTPSSGAFHFAGLPGLVITAPPHEPEPILKCAQAELERHFETRAHKAGARILRGHRVTGLDQDGAGVRITAEDPQGAEILLHAAYAVGADGARSTVRALAGIASDTFPATVSALAATVTLADPEDIPKGWHRTPRGWIVAKRDDRGRTHLRTLNCAGPHPDRQQPPTLDELRREVARIAGRDIEMDAPLWLSRFSDFARLARAFGRGRVLLAGDSAHMHFPIGGQGLSTGVLDALNLSWKLALTVRGAASPDLLRTYDLERRPLARRVIDGTQAQLAMMRSGPEPEALRNVFTGLLATDRASGYLSGLISAQDTLLPDPTGNAGEAAGTFLGNTVLTTDDGETDVIGLLRGGEGKPLLLLLGNGEGADRHREAARGWEGTLRTVTARPTPEVPYEALLLRPDGYIAWVPGGCVLADALAAYCVRNAPARLP, encoded by the coding sequence GTGGCTGTCGTCGGCGGCGGCCCCGTCGGCATGCTCCTCGCGGCCGAACTCGCCGGGTACGGAGTCGACACCGTGCTCGTCGAGCCCAGGGACACCGTCTCCGAGCAGCCCAGAGCGACCACCCTGCACGCCCGCGCGGTCCAGTCCCTGGCCCGCCGAGGCCACCTGCCCGGCCCGGAGACGCCCCGCGCCGGGACTCCGTCCTCCGGTGCCTTCCACTTCGCGGGCCTGCCCGGCCTGGTCATCACCGCTCCCCCGCACGAGCCCGAACCGATCCTCAAGTGCGCCCAGGCCGAACTGGAACGGCACTTCGAGACCCGGGCACACAAGGCAGGGGCCCGCATCCTGCGCGGCCACCGCGTGACCGGCCTCGACCAGGACGGGGCCGGGGTACGGATCACGGCCGAGGACCCGCAGGGCGCCGAGATCCTTCTCCACGCCGCGTACGCGGTCGGCGCGGACGGCGCCCGCAGCACGGTCCGCGCCCTGGCCGGCATCGCGTCCGACACCTTCCCGGCAACCGTCTCCGCGCTCGCGGCGACCGTCACCCTGGCGGACCCGGAAGACATCCCCAAGGGCTGGCACCGCACCCCGCGCGGCTGGATCGTGGCCAAGCGGGACGACCGGGGCAGGACCCATCTGCGCACCCTGAACTGCGCAGGCCCCCACCCCGACCGGCAACAGCCGCCCACGCTCGACGAACTGCGCCGCGAGGTCGCCCGGATCGCCGGCCGCGACATCGAGATGGACGCACCGCTCTGGCTCAGCCGCTTCAGCGACTTCGCCCGGCTGGCCCGGGCCTTCGGCCGGGGACGGGTCCTCCTGGCGGGGGACTCCGCGCACATGCACTTCCCGATCGGCGGCCAGGGCCTCAGCACCGGAGTCCTCGACGCGCTGAACCTGAGCTGGAAGCTCGCACTCACCGTCCGCGGAGCGGCGAGCCCGGACCTTCTCCGCACCTACGACCTGGAGCGCAGGCCGCTGGCCCGGCGCGTCATCGACGGCACCCAGGCCCAGCTCGCCATGATGCGCTCCGGCCCCGAACCCGAGGCGCTGCGCAACGTGTTCACCGGTCTGCTGGCGACCGACCGGGCGAGCGGCTACCTCAGCGGCCTGATCAGCGCACAGGACACGCTCCTGCCCGACCCCACCGGAAACGCCGGCGAGGCTGCGGGCACCTTCCTCGGCAACACCGTGCTCACCACGGATGACGGCGAGACCGACGTCATCGGGCTGCTGCGCGGAGGCGAGGGAAAGCCGCTCCTGCTGCTCCTGGGCAACGGCGAGGGCGCCGACCGCCACAGGGAGGCCGCCAGGGGCTGGGAGGGGACCCTGCGCACCGTCACGGCCCGCCCCACCCCCGAAGTGCCGTACGAGGCACTGCTGCTGCGCCCCGACGGCTACATCGCCTGGGTGCCGGGCGGCTGCGTCCTGGCGGACGCGCTGGCGGCGTACTGCGTCAGGAACGCGCCTGCGAGGCTTCCTTGA
- a CDS encoding phage/plasmid primase, P4 family — protein MSVDKEKVLSAFDVEAVAAQILAQPLPAPRQSDTSTQYPPPPGPEAPGVREGEATADGLLPDTLTDRGNAKLFVKLYRNDYRHVPGIGWFRWDGTRWQFDEDDTVMWSAGDLAESLATTDPRGVFTPAALQQHRRRTLSTSGMNAMLTQAKSAPGMVLNAALLDADPYALCTPAGVVDLRTGHIRPAEPTKDFHSRSTSAAPRAMPTPRWDRFLTDTFGEGPDGAEMIGFLQLLLGYSITGDVGGQVMPFLFGSGKNGKSVLLDVLMKLLRDYADAAPPGFLMSRPYEGHPTDLAELHGRRVIVCSEVKPGDRFDEARVKLLTGGDRIKARRMRQDFFSFEPTHKMWLLGNHRPEVGTGGFAFWRRMRLIPFERVVSDHRKIDNLADILVTQEGPGILNWLIGGARRYLGGDKDLSGPERVRIATTVYAETEDHTGRFVSETCRLDADLRAEQAQLYAAYKRWCQNEGVPAISSRAFAAHVREVVGLASPKEMILSNQRKYYPGIGLLADEETV, from the coding sequence GTGAGCGTGGACAAGGAGAAAGTGCTGTCGGCCTTCGACGTGGAGGCGGTGGCCGCGCAGATCCTCGCGCAGCCCCTCCCGGCGCCCCGGCAGAGCGACACGTCCACGCAGTACCCGCCCCCGCCGGGCCCGGAGGCCCCCGGCGTACGGGAGGGCGAGGCGACGGCGGACGGGCTGCTGCCCGACACCCTCACCGACCGGGGCAACGCCAAACTGTTCGTCAAGCTCTACCGCAACGACTACCGGCACGTCCCCGGCATCGGCTGGTTCCGCTGGGACGGCACCCGCTGGCAGTTCGACGAGGACGACACGGTCATGTGGTCGGCGGGCGACCTCGCGGAGTCCCTCGCCACCACCGACCCCCGGGGCGTCTTCACTCCGGCCGCGCTCCAGCAGCACCGCCGCCGCACGCTCAGCACCAGCGGGATGAACGCGATGCTGACGCAGGCCAAGTCGGCCCCCGGCATGGTGCTCAACGCGGCGCTGCTGGACGCGGATCCGTACGCCCTGTGCACCCCTGCGGGCGTCGTCGACCTGAGGACCGGCCACATCCGGCCCGCGGAGCCCACCAAGGACTTCCACTCCCGCTCCACCTCGGCCGCCCCCCGGGCGATGCCCACGCCCCGCTGGGACCGTTTCCTGACCGACACCTTCGGCGAGGGCCCGGACGGCGCGGAGATGATCGGCTTCCTCCAGCTGCTGCTCGGCTACTCCATCACCGGGGACGTCGGCGGCCAGGTCATGCCGTTCCTGTTCGGCTCAGGCAAGAACGGCAAGTCCGTCCTGCTGGACGTCCTGATGAAGCTCCTCAGGGACTACGCGGACGCGGCGCCCCCAGGCTTCCTGATGTCGCGTCCGTACGAGGGCCACCCCACCGACCTCGCCGAACTCCACGGCCGGCGGGTGATCGTGTGCAGCGAGGTCAAGCCGGGCGACCGCTTCGACGAGGCCCGGGTCAAGCTGCTCACCGGAGGCGACCGGATCAAGGCCCGCCGGATGAGACAGGACTTCTTCAGCTTCGAGCCGACGCACAAGATGTGGCTGCTGGGCAATCACCGCCCCGAGGTCGGCACCGGCGGCTTCGCCTTCTGGCGGCGCATGCGCCTCATCCCGTTCGAACGGGTCGTCTCCGACCACCGCAAGATCGACAACCTCGCGGACATCCTGGTCACCCAGGAAGGCCCCGGCATCCTCAACTGGCTGATCGGGGGCGCCCGCCGCTACCTCGGCGGCGACAAGGACCTCTCGGGCCCCGAGCGGGTCCGTATCGCGACCACCGTCTACGCCGAGACCGAGGACCACACCGGACGCTTCGTCAGCGAGACCTGCCGGCTGGACGCCGATCTGCGGGCGGAACAGGCGCAGCTCTACGCGGCCTATAAGCGCTGGTGCCAGAATGAGGGTGTTCCGGCGATCTCGTCCAGAGCCTTCGCGGCCCATGTCCGCGAGGTGGTGGGGCTGGCATCGCCCAAGGAAATGATCCTTTCCAACCAGCGCAAGTACTACCCGGGCATCGGCCTGCTCGCGGACGAGGAGACAGTATGA
- a CDS encoding DUF6009 family protein, with amino-acid sequence MSALIAEDEIVYEVDLVWLEDISALDYVRQSLDRLPTRRGRPAYHRDGRMVGYALLGPKAKPSRSSGTFRRRVFWLLPHDRDTEPDGLYARGAPAEAVDVRTLAPGSKGHKTERSEGGPMSSAARELQP; translated from the coding sequence ATGAGTGCCCTCATCGCAGAGGACGAGATCGTCTACGAGGTGGACCTCGTATGGCTCGAGGACATCAGCGCGCTCGACTACGTACGCCAGAGCCTGGACCGCCTCCCGACCCGGCGCGGCAGGCCCGCCTACCACCGCGACGGCCGGATGGTCGGGTACGCGCTGCTCGGCCCGAAGGCCAAGCCGTCCCGTTCGTCCGGTACGTTCAGGCGCAGGGTCTTCTGGCTGCTGCCGCACGACCGGGACACCGAACCCGACGGGCTGTACGCGCGGGGCGCCCCGGCCGAGGCCGTGGACGTACGCACCCTGGCGCCGGGCAGCAAGGGGCACAAGACCGAGCGCTCCGAGGGCGGTCCGATGTCCTCCGCGGCCCGGGAGCTCCAGCCGTAG